The DNA segment AGAACAAGAAGACACAGCGACCACTGTCCCATCCGTCCTCATTACGAGCTGTGACATTGGCTTTAATGAACAAGATTTGATAAAACGTAAGTAGATGCAAGGTAGCAAAATGgcctaactagctaacgttagctagctttaaTAAATCGCAAGATCACTCTAACAGGCTGGCTAAACAGGAACACACAAACGGGTATTACTGTTCATAGAATCTGTTCATTAACGTTACTTGCGTTGTGAATGTGCAGCGAATTTTAGCTATTGTAACTAGTTGCTAAGTGATGTAGCCAGCCAGCACTAGAGCTACCAGCCACCTTGCTGACTGAAGCTAAATATGGGAATAACGTTACAGCTTGTGTGACTGGGAAACATTGAAAAATGTCTGGgttgttttttcttcttcagagATTCTAGGCACCACATCGTTGCCAGAGCCGTCCAAGCAGGAGGATACGGTAGTGTGGTACCCATGGACTATCAACAACAAGTATTACACTGCAGATGTCAGCCTCTGTGTGGTGCCCAGTACCTACCAGATGACCTCAGAGATAGCCCAGTCCATGCAGGCTTTCATTGCTTACTTTGACAGCACAGTGGTAAGTGGTGTgtatgcattcagacccctttttccacatttcgttatgtTACGAACCTTATTCTAGAATGATTCAATTGTTTCCCcccctcaaatctacacacagtaacccataatgacaatgcaaaaacagtttttttgaaatttttggaaatgtataaaaaaaaaaactactgaaatatcacatttacataagtattcagaccctttactcagtactttgttgaagcgcatttggcagcaattacagccttgagtcttcttgggtatgactctacaagcttggcacacctgtatttggggagtttctcccattcttctctgcagatcctctcatgctctgtcaggttggatggggagcattgctgcacagctattttcagctctctccagagatgtttgattgggttcaattctaggctgggccattcaaggacattcagagacttctcccgaagccactcctgcgttgtcttggctgtgtatttatggtcgttgtcctgttggaaggtgaaccttcccccccagtctgaggtcctgagagctctggagcaggttttcatgaaggatctctgtactttgctccgttcctccttccctcgatcctgactagtctcccagtccctgccgctgaaaaacatccccacagcatgattctgccaccaccttgctttaccatagggatggtgcctggtttcctacagatgtgacgcttggcattcaggccaaagagttcaatcttggttatatcagaccagagaatcttgtttcacatgGTTTGAGCGTCTTTAGGCAAACTCccagcaggctgtcatgtgccttttactgaggagtggcttccgtctggccaatctaccataaaggcctgattggtggagtcctgtagagatgggagaaccttccagaaggacagccatctccacagaggaattctagagctctgtcagagtgaacatcaagttcttggtcacctccctgaccaaggcccttctaccccaattgcttagtttggccgggcggccagttctaggaagagtcttggtggttccaaacttcttccatttaagaatgatggaggccactgtgttcttggggaccttcaatgctgcagaactgttttggtatccttcaccagatctgtgcctgaaaacaatcctgtctcggagctctacggacaattcctttgacctcaatgtggagtctcatagcaaagggtctgaatacttaagtaaataaggtatttcttttttttatttgtaatacatttgcaaacatttctaaacctgttttcgctttgtgattatggggtattgtatgtgtagattgctgtttttatcaattttagaatcaggctgtaacgtaacaaaatgtgggaaaagtgaaggggtctgaatactttccgaaggcactctaTATCGGTGGGGTTGGGTACAGCAGGCTGCATCTCAATCTGTGATTCCTCGTGTCCTTGCCTCCTACCTACTCAACTGAGGTCCCTCCCCGTCCCCTCAGACCTTCAGTGcattttgagaaggaggcaagaAGAGAGGACACAACAAGTGTAGGAAAGATATTGAGACCGGGGTATGTCTATGCTTTGGTAAATCACAGGTGTATTGGCTAGAAACCAAACGGAATCAAACAGAAGGAAACTGGGAAACTTGTCCAATGGAAGCTTTTTTGTTACAAAacattttccattgcaaaaaaAAAGCTTTGCAAAAAGTctgaaatgttttgcaacagtgTGCAACTAATGAACAAACCCCAGGTAACCCTTGTCTCCCTGGGGTCTGACAGAAGGATGGTTTGGAGCGGCTGTCTCCCTGGATATCTGTGGTGGAAGACTTAGCTCCGGAGGTGCTCATCCTGGTCTGTGACCGCGTGTGTAAAAGCGGTGAGTGTTACACAacctgtgtacctgtgtgtgtacttgtgtgtgtgcgaattacggtgtgtgtgtgtgtgtgtgtgtgtgtgtgtgtgtgtgtgtgaaacttgTTCCCAAATTGAACTATACAAAACAATCTATTCTACAGGCGTCAGTAGACATGAGGCACATCAGTGGTGTTTAGCACACGCCTTTGAATTGGTGGAACTCAGCCCTGAAGACCTGCCAGATGAGGAAGGTAAGAGAGACCGTTTTTGTGTGCTGTTTTTCAAGTAGCAGCAACATTCTGAATTGTGACCACAACATTTGAATTAAGAGGCTGACCTGCCCATGATACCGCCTCACGATTAGCacagcggtcaaaggcactgcatcgcagtgctagctgtgtcgctacagatcctggttcgaatccaggctgtgtcgcagccggccgtgaccaggagacccatgaggtggcgcacaattggcccagcatcgtccgggttaggggagggtttggccggcagggatgtccttgtcccatcgcgctctagcgactcctgtggcgggccgggcgcagtgcacgttgacacggtcgccaggtgtacagtgtttccctccgacacattggctggcttccgggttaagttgtgtcaagaagcagcggaGGACGCACGGCCCTCGACCTTCTTCTCTCCTGAGTCTGTCTTTTTCTCTAGAAAGagatctccacagcatgatgctgccaccaccatgcttcactgtagggtttcctccagacgtgacacttgtttctgagagtttttaggtgccttttggcaaacgccatgaccaaggctcttctaccccaattggtcagtttggccaggcggccagctctaggaagagtcttggtggttctaaacttcttccatttaagaatgatggaggccactgtgttcttggggaccttcaatgctgcagaaatgttttggtacccttaaccagatctgtgcctccacacaatcctgtctcggagctctactgacgattccttcgacctcatggctttgtttttgctctgacatgcactgtcaactgtgagatcttatatagacaggtgtgtgcctttcaaatcatgtccaatcaattgaatttaccacaggtggactccaatcaagtcgttaaaaacatctcaaggatgatcaatggaaacaggatgaacctgagctcatttccaagtctcatagcaaagggtctgaatacttatgtaaatacagtatttctgtgcaaaaattctgaaaacctgttttgtctctgtcattatggggtattgtgacgtcattatggggtattgtgtgaagattgaggacattttttatttattgttttccattttagaataaggctgtaacgtaacaaaatgtgtaaaaaggcaCTACATGAATCAGTCGAAGGCCACAGCTGTAGGTTTTCAGATCAGACTCAGTCTGAATGGTTGTTAGTTTaccaactctctgtctctctctctctctctgtctctctgtctctctgtctctctgtctctctctctgtctctctgtctctctgtctctgtctctctgtctctctctctctctctctgtctgtctgtctgtctgtctgtctgtctgtctgtctgtctctctccctctctccctctctccctctctccctctctccctctcttcctctcttcctctctctgtgtgtgtctgtaattcCTGCCAGATGACTTCCCAGAGTCTACAGGAGTGAAGAGGATTGTCCAGGCTCTCAACGCTAACGTGTGGTCCAGTGTTGAGATGAAGGATGGTGAGATGGTTTCACAATCTTATTTCTATATGTGTTTGTCTATATGTATAACGTGTGTATACACTGAACAGATGGGGAGGTGGGCAGTAGCGATCGAATTCTAaccacttttttatttttgttatttcacctttatttaaccaggtaggctagttgagaacaagttctcatttacaactgcgacctggccaagataaagcaaagcagttcgacacaaacaacaacacagagttacacatggagtaaaacaaacatacagtcaataatatagtagaacaaaagtctatatacagtgagtgcaaataaggtaagattagggaggtaaggcaataaatggggaaataattacaatttagcaattaaacactggagtgatagatgtgcagaagatgaatgtgcaagtaggtagtctagtggttagagcgtagaggtggcaggtagcctagtggtgcgagtgttggactagtaactgaaaggttgctggaatgaatccctgagctgacaaggtaaaaatctgtcgttctgcccctgaacaaggcagttaacccactgttccctggtaggccgtcatttgaaaataacaatttgttcttaactgacttgcctagttaaataaataataaaagtagagatactggggtgcagagGAGGAAAAAACGTTGACGACACGGTAGACGTGCGTCGGCGGCTGTGTCATTACCCCTAGACCATCATTACCCCTAGACCATCATTACCCCTAGACCAGCCAGGCCACGGACATCATTACCCCTAGACCATCATTACCCCTAGACCATCATTACCCCTAGACCATCATTACCCTTAGACCATCATTACCCCTAGACCATCATTACCCCTAGACCATCATTACCCCTAGACCATCATTACCCCTAGTCCATCATTACCCCTAGTCCATCATTACCCCTAGTCCATCATTACCCCTAGACCATCATTACCCCTAGACCATCATTACCCCTAGTCCATCATTACCCCTAGACCATCATTACCCCTAGACCATCATTACCCCTAGACCATCATTACCCCTAGACCATCATTACCCCTAGTCCATCATTACCCCTAGACCATCATTACCCCTAGACCATCATTACCCCTAGACCATCATTACCCCTAGTCCATCATTACCCCTAGACCATCATTACCCCTAGACCATCATTACCCCTAGACCATCATTACCCCTAGACCATCATTACCCCTAGACCATCATTACCCCTAGACCATCATTACCCCTAGTCCATCATTACCCCTAGTCCATCATTACCCCTAGTCCATCATTACCCCTAGTCCATCATTACCCCTAGACCATCATTACCCCTAGACCATCATTACCCCTAGACCATCATTACCCCTAGACCATCATTACCCCTAGTCCATCATTACCCCTAGACCATCATTACCCCTAGACCATCATTACCCCTAGACCATCATTACCCCTAGACCATCATTACCCCTAGACCATCATTACCCCTAGACCATCATTACCCCTAGACCATCATTACCCCtatagcaggggtgtcaaactcaaataCCCAGTGGGCCAAAATGTAAAAGCTGAACAAAGTCGCGGGCCAACATTGAACAAATGAACCTTTTAATATGGACCCAAACAAGTTTTGCTTTAACATTGAATATGGAACAAGCATCGCTTATTACCATACAATATAGAatttaatagtggagacatgcaaaatcgaatttcaaatgaaaaaacacatcaatggcattcatttattaaataaataaaatgtaaataaaaatcgTATGCCTCTTTTCTATTTGCAGCCTTCTGATttaaataccaaaataaacttTTTCCACTGGCTAATAATTTTACAAATAAAATGATAATAAATCAATCAACCATTCAAGCCCATGCCTTGTAGCAAGAAAAAGTGCACAAAGAAAACGTTAATTATTGCACACTGATCTGATCTGCCCAAGCCAGATACCTGGCATCTCTTCTTGGATGCTAGTTCATCAATGTCTGGGCTCAGGCTCTGAGCTGAAGAAATCCTCAGTATCGAGCGAAGGTGTTCATCAGTCAGACGTCTCCTGTGAGTTGTTTTGGTCATCTTCCTCGAGGAGAAAAGTTGCTCGCATAGATAAGTGCTGCCGAACATGGAGAGCATCTGAGCAGCTTGGGTGCGGAGCTGAGGCATTGTGTCAGGGATGAACCGTGGAAACTGTGCGGCGCCCACAGCATCATACTTTGACTTCAGCGTG comes from the Salmo trutta chromosome 4, fSalTru1.1, whole genome shotgun sequence genome and includes:
- the aagab gene encoding alpha- and gamma-adaptin-binding protein p34 isoform X2; protein product: MGASNASKMSASEEQEDTATTVPSVLITSCDIGFNEQDLIKQILGTTSLPEPSKQEDTVVWYPWTINNKYYTADVSLCVVPSTYQMTSEIAQSMQAFIAYFDSTVKDGLERLSPWISVVEDLAPEVLILVCDRVCKSGVSRHEAHQWCLAHAFELVELSPEDLPDEEDDFPESTGVKRIVQALNANVWSSVEMKDEHSGGFGLMSSLVASRHNNPRPRQEAPPPSSSLPVEGVVDSGEPHRTQPNPDHRDTQVATVVDPMLDLDIQELANLTAGDADVENFERLFTKLKEMKDKASWLPPEQRKLHAEKVAKAFWTAIGGDQDEIEGLSSGEES
- the aagab gene encoding alpha- and gamma-adaptin-binding protein p34 isoform X1, whose amino-acid sequence is MGASNASKMSASEEQEDTATTVPSVLITSCDIGFNEQDLIKQILGTTSLPEPSKQEDTVVWYPWTINNKYYTADVSLCVVPSTYQMTSEIAQSMQAFIAYFDSTVKDGLERLSPWISVVEDLAPEVLILVCDRVCKSGVSRHEAHQWCLAHAFELVELSPEDLPDEEDDFPESTGVKRIVQALNANVWSSVEMKDEHSGGFGLMSSLVASRHNNPRPRQEAPPPVSEPNLSSGTRQDTPPPSSSLPVEGVVDSGEPHRTQPNPDHRDTQVATVVDPMLDLDIQELANLTAGDADVENFERLFTKLKEMKDKASWLPPEQRKLHAEKVAKAFWTAIGGDQDEIEGLSSGEES
- the aagab gene encoding alpha- and gamma-adaptin-binding protein p34 isoform X3 produces the protein MGASNASKMSASEEQEDTATTVPSVLITSCDIGFNEQDLIKQILGTTSLPEPSKQEDTVVWYPWTINNKYYTADVSLCVVPSTYQMTSEIAQSMQAFIAYFDSTVKDGLERLSPWISVVEDLAPEVLILVCDRVCKSGVSRHEAHQWCLAHAFELVELSPEDLPDEEDDFPESTGVKRIVQALNANVWSSVEMKDEHSGGFGLMSSLVASRHNNPRPRQEAPPPVSEPNLSSGTRQDTPPPSSSLPVEGVVDSGEPHRTQPNPDHRDTQVATVVDPMLDLDIQVFCVCRSDA